The Verrucomicrobiota bacterium genome has a segment encoding these proteins:
- a CDS encoding four helix bundle protein: MTATEPLIPKHGGYRKLKSFQVAQLVFDITVRFCDRYIDKRSRTHDQMVQAARSGVQNIAEGSQASGTSRKMEMKLTNVARASLEELRLDYEDFLRQREMTVLPADHSALMRFKKKRCATLQDVQAWVAEEKERQCTDPHGPTRTKKETLCGPESAPVGARPCSSLSSAALVANGALSLLNLACHFLDRQIAAQAKAFEEEGGFTERLHRVRSERRRSGP; this comes from the coding sequence ATGACCGCAACCGAACCGCTGATCCCGAAACATGGCGGCTACCGAAAACTCAAGAGCTTCCAGGTGGCCCAGCTCGTGTTCGACATCACGGTGCGTTTCTGCGACCGCTACATAGACAAGCGCAGCCGCACGCACGACCAGATGGTGCAGGCGGCGCGGTCGGGCGTGCAGAACATCGCCGAGGGCAGTCAGGCGTCGGGAACGTCCAGGAAGATGGAGATGAAGCTGACGAACGTCGCGCGGGCGAGCCTGGAGGAACTCCGCCTCGACTACGAGGACTTCCTGCGGCAGCGGGAGATGACAGTGCTCCCCGCCGACCATTCAGCGCTCATGCGCTTCAAGAAGAAGCGCTGCGCCACGCTGCAGGATGTGCAGGCCTGGGTGGCTGAGGAGAAGGAAAGGCAGTGCACGGACCCACACGGACCCACACGGACAAAGAAGGAGACCCTCTGTGGCCCGGAGTCCGCGCCGGTCGGTGCGCGTCCGTGTTCGTCCTTGTCCTCAGCCGCTCTCGTGGCCAATGGGGCGCTTTCCCTGCTGAATCTCGCATGCCATTTCCTCGATCGCCAGATCGCCGCTCAAGCCAAGGCGTTTGAGGAGGAGGGCGGCTTCACCGAACGGCTTCACCGCGTTCGCTCCGAGCGCCGCCGGAGCGGACCGTAA